The following are from one region of the Paenibacillus protaetiae genome:
- the map gene encoding type I methionyl aminopeptidase, protein MIVCKSESELRHMREAGRIVADTHRIMAQAVKPGITTAELDEIAEAYIRSQGAVPSFKGYNGFPASICASVNDELVHGFPGSRKLNEGDIISIDIGAQYEGYHGDSAWTYAVGSVSGEVRRLLEVSEQSLYAGLALIRPDVRLSTVSHEIQRVVEAAGFSIVREFVGHGIGKDLHEEPQIPNYGLPNQGPLLKPGMVLCIEPMVNIGERYVRTLEDNWTVVTEDSSWCAHFEHTVAVTENGFEILTALPVEV, encoded by the coding sequence ATGATCGTTTGCAAATCCGAATCGGAGCTGCGACATATGAGGGAAGCCGGCCGAATCGTTGCGGATACGCACCGCATAATGGCGCAAGCGGTGAAGCCGGGCATTACGACGGCTGAGCTTGATGAAATTGCCGAAGCGTATATTCGCAGCCAAGGCGCCGTTCCATCCTTCAAAGGTTACAATGGTTTTCCTGCCAGCATTTGCGCTTCTGTTAACGACGAGCTGGTTCATGGTTTCCCGGGATCTCGCAAGCTGAACGAAGGCGATATTATCAGCATCGATATCGGCGCCCAATACGAAGGCTACCACGGAGATTCCGCATGGACCTACGCGGTTGGCTCGGTATCCGGTGAGGTTAGACGGCTGCTGGAAGTATCGGAGCAATCGCTTTATGCGGGCCTTGCGCTCATAAGGCCGGATGTTCGGCTGTCTACCGTATCGCATGAGATTCAGCGCGTTGTCGAAGCGGCGGGTTTCTCCATCGTACGGGAGTTTGTAGGACACGGAATTGGTAAAGACCTTCATGAGGAGCCGCAAATTCCGAACTACGGATTGCCAAACCAAGGACCGTTGCTGAAGCCTGGAATGGTTCTTTGCATCGAGCCGATGGTCAATATCGGCGAGCGGTATGTCCGCACGCTCGAGGACAATTGGACGGTCGTCACGGAGGATAGTTCCTGGTGCGCTCATTTTGAGCACACAGTAGCTGTAACGGAGAACGGTTTTGAAATTTTGACAGCATTGCCGGTTGAGGTGTAG